Part of the Haliotis asinina isolate JCU_RB_2024 chromosome 8, JCU_Hal_asi_v2, whole genome shotgun sequence genome is shown below.
GCGAGCCATGACTCAGGGATCAGGCCAATGTCACCTGTGCTTGAAAACTCCACGACAAGATACATTCTTCCTGTGACATAACAAATTTTATTGCTAAACATAATTAATACGTGTTCAAGACCTTAAATATGTTAGGTTAAAAACATGCAGCATACTTCAAATTGTATTTAATCTTATAATAGTGTAATGGTATGACATATATCTATGACTTTCCAAAACGTCACGACATTACTAGTTTTCACGGTGCAACAGTGGTAGCGCAATGTATTCATTGTCTTTGGGTAATAAGACATATTTATTCTTAACATTTCTTAACAAAGTAATTTCTAAATGTCTACTCAGTTGAGAAACTTTGTATACACCAATGTTTGAGGAAGAAAGGGGATATGTAAAAAAGTCTTTTTTATCAATGAATTTTTCATATATAACGGTCTTTTCATTATCTGACTGAAGAATTAAGTTGCGGATAATGCAAACCTCATCATTTATATTTACACAATTGTCACCTCTTGACCTTGAGATAAATATATCGGGTGTTTGAATTTCCTTATACTGTGTAACGGCATCCATTCCACGAAGTAAGGGACCATCTGTATGTTTACATCTTAGATTTTCGTTTTCTGTCCTGGTAGTTTTTCTTCTCTGCGGGTGACCAACAGACTGCTTTTCAGAAAATCTTCTAATCACTTGCTGAAGTGGCTGATTTGGTGTACGGAGCATTTTTTTAATCTCCCCTAAATAACTTTCAAATGCAAATGCCGAAAAGTTATCTAATGGTCCAAAGTTTTTCACATCATCAGACAAGTGCACCAGGGCGTGGACATTATATACTAGCATATCACGCCCATACAAATCGGCAAAATtgtgaacaaataaacaaagcaGTTCCTGAGCATAATCGCAAAAATACCGAGATAATTTGGGgcttatcaagcaagtgatgccTGTAAAAAATAACAGGAAGTTTCTATAAAGTACAGGAGACAGTACACTACTTAAAGCTACAGGGCCTGTATATAGCAGAAACAATCTATACTCTGTTGCTTTCCATCGGTCAATATCACGGAGTGATCTCCCTTTTCTGTGGAATTCTCGTGGGATATAGCTGCTGTAAGATGTTATTATCTCTGATAGTAAATTCACAGCAGTTGAGCCAATCCGACATTTAATGCCAACAGGACCTTTCATCCACAACATAAGTAGTTTCTTTGTAACCCCTAAACACACAAGATGCATGTAGTCTAATGGAAATCGTGACACCATTCCAACTGACAACTGTGTAAATGGAGATTTTCCAACACCAGGGAGATGATGTTCATCATCAGTCATCTCATCAAACTGAACATCTGTTCTCAGGGGAGCATCTGTCTCTGGAAATATTATTTTACCTAACCATTCCCCATTCTGTGTACATCTGTCACATCCTCCATATCCGCTGTGTCCTTTAACTCTTTTAACAAAGGCCCTGGCGGGTGTATCACAAATAACACATGCCAGAATAACTTTTATAGTGGCACCATGATAAATCATCCCTTCTGTCTGCAATgtcttcatttcacttacaaaATCTTGTAGATATTGATCTAAATTTTGTGGCTTTGAGTCACCATAAAATAGACCGATCATAAAGGGTTCTCGTGCCTTGGACCCTTCAATTCTacccagtattggccaaaactGCATTGAAGTGCTTTTAAATACGGGTAGGCCATCTATATTCACTTGTATGGCAATGGATTCTCGCATATCAACATCTTCAATATCACCGATTCGTTGCAAAATTCCATTTGCAATTCCAAAATGGTAGTATTTTCCACCAACAATGTTTTTTATATCATAACTTACAGAGGTACATAATAATGTCCTTGGATCTTTCGGTAGTGACGTATAATCTTTCCGGAGTATTTCCAATAGAGCAGAAAGGGCGGCATGTGGAACTTGATATTTCACTGCCCATTCTGACAGTTTAACACGCATTATGTCATCATCTGTCTCTTTGCTATCATTTGAACTGATATCACTTTGTATGTCAAGTAGTATATCAGGTTCATCTGTATCCTCTACCGGTAGAGGGAACATGTTGGTATCCTTTTCATCTTCACCAAATGAATTATGGATTTGACTAGTTGACTGAACTGCTGATCTTGAGTCATCATC
Proteins encoded:
- the LOC137294208 gene encoding uncharacterized protein; translation: MKTLQTEGMIYHGATIKVILACVICDTPARAFVKRVKGHSGYGGCDRCTQNGEWLGKIIFPETDAPLRTDVQFDEMTDDEHHLPGVGKSPFTQLSVGMVSRFPLDYMHLVCLGVTKKLLMLWMKGPVGIKCRIGSTAVNLLSEIITSYSSYIPREFHRKGRSLRDIDRWKATEYRLFLLYTGPVALSSVLSPVLYRNFLLFFTGITCLISPKLSRYFCDYAQELLCLFVHNFADLYGRDMLVYNVHALVHLSDDVKNFGPLDNFSAFAFESYLGEIKKMLRTPNQPLQQVIRRFSEKQSVGHPQRRKTTRTENENLRCKHTDGPLLRGMDAVTQYKEIQTPDIFISRSRGDNCVNINDEVCIIRNLILQSDNEKTVIYEKFIDKKDFFTYPLSSSNIGVYKVSQLSRHLEITLLRNVKNKYVLLPKDNEYIALPLLHREN